A part of Magnetospirillum sp. ME-1 genomic DNA contains:
- the pyk gene encoding pyruvate kinase: MRRARNAKIIATLGPASSTSEAIEALFLAGADVFRLNFSHGSHDDHKKRIFTIRELEKKVKRPIAILADLQGPKLRVGDFEGGRARLETGAAFRLDMDDALGTAVRAPLHHPEVFAALKPGSDLLIDDGKLRLTVESCGPDFAETRVTVGGEISNHKGVNVPGVMLPISPLTEKDRRDLEFAVEMGADWIALSFVQRPSDVQEARRLIGSYVGSRVRILSKLEKPSAIEHLASIIEWSDAVMVARGDLGVECPPETVPILQKRIIKACRRAGKPVVVATQMLDSMVHAPSPTRAEASDVATAVYDGSDAVMLSAETASGEYPVEAVTMMDRIIGQVEHDKNYQIITDASRLDPEHTTRDAISAAARQVAHTLGAAAIVTFTSSGSTTLRAARERPEQPILSVTADIEVARQMALVWGAHSIMAKDVRSFTEMVSKAVNFAQSEGFARVGDRVVITAGVPFGHSGTTNILRVAEVEDHGNHHRHNSD; encoded by the coding sequence ATGCGACGCGCACGCAATGCGAAGATCATCGCCACTCTGGGCCCGGCCTCCTCGACGTCCGAGGCCATCGAGGCCCTGTTCCTGGCCGGGGCCGACGTCTTCCGCCTGAATTTCAGCCACGGCAGCCACGACGACCACAAGAAGCGCATCTTCACCATCCGCGAGCTGGAAAAGAAGGTGAAGCGGCCCATCGCCATCCTGGCCGACCTGCAGGGGCCCAAGCTCCGCGTCGGCGATTTCGAGGGCGGCCGCGCCCGGCTGGAAACCGGCGCCGCCTTCCGCCTGGACATGGACGACGCCCTGGGCACCGCCGTCCGCGCCCCCCTTCATCATCCCGAGGTGTTCGCGGCCCTGAAGCCCGGCAGCGACCTTCTGATCGACGATGGCAAGCTGCGCCTGACCGTGGAATCCTGTGGTCCCGACTTCGCCGAGACCCGCGTGACGGTGGGCGGCGAGATCTCCAACCACAAGGGCGTCAACGTGCCGGGCGTCATGCTGCCCATCTCGCCGCTCACCGAGAAGGACCGCCGCGACCTGGAATTCGCCGTGGAGATGGGGGCCGACTGGATCGCGCTGTCCTTCGTGCAGCGCCCCTCGGACGTGCAGGAGGCGCGGCGCCTGATCGGCTCCTATGTGGGGTCGCGGGTGCGCATCCTGTCCAAGCTGGAAAAGCCCTCGGCCATCGAGCACCTGGCCTCGATCATCGAATGGTCGGACGCGGTGATGGTAGCCCGCGGCGATCTGGGCGTGGAATGCCCGCCCGAGACGGTGCCGATCCTGCAAAAGCGCATCATCAAGGCCTGCCGCCGGGCGGGCAAGCCGGTGGTGGTCGCCACCCAGATGCTGGATTCCATGGTCCATGCGCCGTCGCCCACCCGGGCCGAGGCCTCGGACGTGGCCACCGCCGTCTATGACGGTTCGGATGCGGTGATGCTGTCGGCGGAAACCGCCTCGGGCGAATATCCGGTGGAGGCGGTGACCATGATGGACCGCATCATCGGGCAGGTGGAGCACGACAAGAACTACCAGATCATCACCGACGCGTCGCGGCTGGACCCCGAGCACACCACGCGGGACGCCATCAGCGCCGCGGCCCGCCAGGTGGCCCATACCCTGGGGGCGGCGGCCATCGTCACCTTTACCTCGTCGGGCTCGACCACGCTGCGCGCCGCCCGCGAACGGCCCGAGCAGCCGATCCTGTCGGTGACCGCCGACATCGAGGTGGCGCGCCAGATGGCCCTGGTGTGGGGGGCTCATTCCATCATGGCCAAGGACGTGCGCAGCTTCACCGAAATGGTGAGCAAGGCGGTGAACTTCGCCCAAAGCGAGGGCTTCGCCCGCGTCGGCGACCGGGTGGTGATCACCGCCGGCGTGCCCTTCGGCCATTCGGGCACCACCAACATCCTGCGGGTGGCCGAGGTGGAAGATCACGGCAACCACCACAGGCACAATTCGGATTGA
- a CDS encoding FadR/GntR family transcriptional regulator encodes MNSKPKAGNGTRISDQVTDRILARIASGEWGPGHRLPGERQLAEEMGVSRVSIRAALQSLKTQGLLDAVQGGGTRVIASSAAMDPGMLELVRVNRDNLHDLAEIRAILEAWAVGRAALNRSDEDLAELARIMAATEADMAGGAHKSENDVCFHLAIAKASGSGIYLHIMAVIRGILHQMVDYHRYELFPSREDDRVILGQHRAIFEAVKARDPVAAEAAMRSHLGFVLTRYGRQAL; translated from the coding sequence ATGAACTCCAAGCCCAAGGCCGGGAACGGCACGCGCATATCGGATCAGGTCACCGACCGGATTCTCGCCCGCATCGCGTCGGGCGAATGGGGACCGGGCCACCGTCTGCCCGGCGAGCGGCAATTGGCGGAAGAGATGGGGGTCAGCCGCGTCTCCATCCGCGCCGCGCTGCAATCCCTGAAGACCCAGGGACTGCTGGACGCCGTCCAGGGCGGCGGCACCCGGGTGATCGCCAGTTCGGCGGCCATGGACCCCGGCATGCTGGAACTGGTCCGCGTCAACCGCGACAATCTGCATGACCTGGCGGAGATCCGGGCCATTCTCGAGGCCTGGGCGGTGGGGCGCGCCGCGCTCAACCGCTCGGACGAGGATCTGGCCGAATTGGCCCGCATCATGGCGGCCACCGAGGCCGACATGGCCGGCGGGGCGCACAAGAGCGAGAACGACGTCTGCTTCCACCTGGCCATCGCCAAGGCGTCGGGATCGGGAATCTACCTCCACATCATGGCGGTGATCAGGGGCATCCTGCACCAGATGGTGGACTATCACCGCTACGAACTGTTCCCATCGCGCGAGGATGATCGGGTGATCTTAGGCCAGCACCGTGCCATCTTCGAGGCGGTGAAGGCCAGGGACCCGGTGGCGGCGGAAGCCGCCATGCGCTCCCATCTGGGCTTCGTGCTGACCCGCTACGGCCGACAGGCGTTGTAA
- a CDS encoding ABC transporter substrate-binding protein: protein MNWKRTAGAALAVMTGVCAATAALAAEPIKIGMFLSVTGQMSPMGDPQKRTFDYMIDKVNAQGGVLGRKIEAIIYDDGSEPEKAATFVKRLIDNDKVDIIIGGSGTPTSMAVLGLIERAEIPYMSLGGGTAIGDPVRKWTFKFPQSDRLAAEKVLADLKKRGLTKIALLSENVGFGKSGHDQTVKLAPQYGVEILIDEVYSPKDPDVTPQLTKIRGTAGVQALFIFGTGTGPAVATKNLKQLGLTLPVYQSHGVASKEFLRLVGTAADGTRLPAGAQAVAEQLPATDRQKKVVMDFKKEYEERNKPLEVSPLPGHGLDALMMAVDAFKRAGTTDKAKVRDAIEQTKDFVATTGIYTYSPTDHMGLGLESFKMVEIKNGDWVLVE, encoded by the coding sequence ATGAATTGGAAGCGTACGGCCGGGGCTGCCCTGGCGGTGATGACGGGCGTTTGCGCGGCGACTGCCGCACTCGCCGCCGAGCCCATCAAGATCGGCATGTTTCTGTCGGTCACCGGGCAGATGTCGCCCATGGGCGACCCGCAGAAGCGCACCTTCGACTACATGATCGACAAGGTCAACGCCCAGGGCGGCGTGCTGGGGCGCAAGATCGAAGCCATCATCTATGACGACGGGTCCGAGCCGGAAAAGGCCGCCACCTTCGTCAAGCGCCTGATCGACAACGACAAGGTGGACATCATCATCGGCGGGTCGGGCACGCCCACCTCCATGGCGGTTCTCGGCCTGATCGAGCGCGCCGAGATTCCCTACATGTCGCTGGGCGGCGGCACCGCCATCGGCGACCCGGTGCGCAAGTGGACCTTCAAGTTCCCGCAATCCGACCGGCTGGCCGCCGAGAAGGTGCTGGCCGACCTGAAGAAGCGCGGCCTGACCAAGATCGCCCTGCTGTCGGAAAACGTCGGCTTCGGCAAGTCCGGCCATGACCAGACCGTCAAGCTGGCGCCCCAGTACGGCGTCGAGATCCTGATCGACGAGGTCTATTCGCCCAAGGACCCGGACGTCACCCCGCAGCTGACCAAGATCCGCGGCACGGCCGGCGTGCAGGCCCTGTTCATCTTCGGCACCGGCACCGGCCCCGCCGTCGCCACCAAGAACCTGAAGCAGCTGGGTCTGACCCTTCCGGTCTACCAGTCCCACGGCGTGGCCTCGAAGGAGTTCCTGCGTCTGGTCGGCACCGCCGCCGACGGCACCCGCCTGCCGGCCGGCGCCCAGGCGGTGGCCGAGCAGCTGCCCGCCACGGACCGCCAGAAGAAGGTGGTCATGGACTTCAAGAAGGAATACGAGGAGCGCAACAAGCCGCTGGAAGTCAGCCCGCTGCCCGGTCACGGCCTCGACGCCCTGATGATGGCCGTGGACGCCTTCAAGCGTGCCGGCACCACCGACAAGGCCAAGGTCCGCGACGCCATCGAGCAGACCAAGGACTTCGTCGCCACCACCGGCATCTACACCTACTCGCCCACCGACCACATGGGTCTGGGTCTCGAATCCTTCAAAATGGTCGAGATCAAGAACGGTGACTGGGTCCTGGTGGAATAG
- a CDS encoding benzoate-CoA ligase family protein, protein MNAADEILGPSLGSGRGESLAIICGGQTLTYDQLNRLACRFGNAMLAAGVKRQQPVLLLLDDGPELVAAYLGAMKAGLVAVALNTRLAAKDLSHALGDSGSPLLLAESALKDLAAESLAMARASARMVTTDDFAGFLAGASDQLSSADMSPEDMALWMYTSGTTGQPKGAVHVHGSIPLGERHVRENLGVLPGDRIFSTSKLFFAYPLGHCLIGALRCGATLVLHRGWPDAAAAAEVIERTRPKVVLSVPSLYRIMLKDSVASSEAFRTVRTWVSAGENLPAELCRRWMEETGGLMLEGIGATEALFLFIASTPTAMKPGACGRPLPWAEAQLRTPSGEIITTPDTPGDLWVRMDSLFRRYHNRPDVTQRVLKDGWWKTGDVFSMDAEGWWSPQGRSDDMIKVSGQWVSPAEVEEAALMVPGVADAVAVGIPNEDGLVRLVLYAVPEPGEREPVLETRIVDTLRSKLAIYKCPRTVRFLEVIPRTATGKVQRFKLREAGG, encoded by the coding sequence ATGAACGCAGCCGACGAAATTCTCGGCCCCAGCCTCGGCTCGGGTCGCGGGGAGAGCCTTGCCATCATCTGCGGCGGGCAGACCCTGACCTATGATCAGCTGAACCGGTTGGCCTGCCGCTTCGGCAACGCCATGCTGGCCGCCGGCGTCAAGCGCCAGCAGCCGGTCCTGCTGCTGCTCGACGATGGCCCCGAGCTGGTGGCGGCCTATCTGGGCGCCATGAAGGCCGGGCTGGTGGCGGTGGCGCTCAACACCCGCCTGGCGGCCAAGGACCTGTCCCATGCCCTGGGCGACAGCGGCTCGCCGCTGCTGCTGGCCGAAAGCGCGCTGAAGGATCTGGCCGCCGAATCCCTGGCCATGGCCCGCGCCTCGGCCCGCATGGTGACCACCGACGATTTCGCCGGTTTCCTGGCGGGCGCCTCCGACCAATTGTCCTCGGCCGACATGTCGCCCGAGGATATGGCCCTGTGGATGTACACCTCGGGCACCACCGGCCAGCCCAAGGGCGCCGTGCATGTCCACGGCTCGATCCCTTTGGGCGAGCGCCATGTGCGCGAGAATCTGGGCGTCCTGCCCGGCGACCGCATCTTCTCGACGTCAAAGCTGTTCTTCGCCTATCCCCTGGGCCATTGCCTGATCGGCGCGCTGCGCTGTGGCGCAACCCTGGTGCTGCATCGCGGCTGGCCCGACGCGGCGGCCGCCGCCGAGGTCATCGAGCGTACCCGGCCCAAGGTGGTGCTGTCCGTCCCCTCGCTCTACCGCATCATGCTGAAGGACAGCGTGGCGTCTTCCGAGGCGTTCAGGACCGTGCGCACCTGGGTCTCGGCGGGCGAGAACCTGCCGGCCGAGCTGTGCCGCCGCTGGATGGAGGAGACCGGCGGGCTGATGCTGGAAGGCATCGGCGCCACCGAAGCACTGTTCCTGTTCATCGCCAGCACGCCCACGGCCATGAAGCCCGGCGCCTGCGGCCGGCCGCTGCCCTGGGCCGAGGCCCAGTTGCGCACGCCGTCGGGCGAGATCATCACCACGCCCGACACCCCCGGCGATCTGTGGGTGCGCATGGACTCGCTGTTCCGCCGCTACCACAACCGCCCCGACGTCACCCAACGGGTGCTCAAAGACGGCTGGTGGAAGACCGGCGACGTGTTCAGCATGGATGCCGAGGGCTGGTGGAGCCCCCAGGGGCGCTCCGACGACATGATCAAGGTATCGGGCCAGTGGGTCAGCCCCGCCGAGGTGGAAGAGGCCGCCCTGATGGTGCCGGGCGTCGCCGACGCCGTGGCGGTGGGCATTCCCAACGAGGATGGGCTGGTCCGCCTGGTGCTCTATGCCGTGCCGGAACCGGGCGAGCGCGAGCCGGTGCTGGAAACCCGCATCGTCGATACCCTGCGCTCGAAGCTGGCCATCTACAAATGCCCGCGTACCGTCCGCTTCCTCGAGGTGATTCCCCGCACCGCCACCGGCAAGGTGCAGCGGTTCAAGCTGCGCGAGGCGGGGGGCTGA
- a CDS encoding NADP-dependent oxidoreductase: MKAIICDRFGGPEVMRLDEIETPTPGPGEVLIRVHAAGVNPVDWKIREGGLARLFPCKFPLIPGWDAAGTIAALGDGVTGLSLGERVWSFCRKPDIQWGTYAEYVVMSADGVAPMPANYTFAQASTVPLAALTAWQSLLEVAQLRPGQSVLIHAGAGGVGGFAVPMAKWVGARVIATAQAANHEYVRALGADHVIDYAAEDFVAATRALAPEGVDMAFGTVGGEVLTRSYETVRAGGLLVSITDKTDKDLAERLGIRCKYVFVKPDSGHLRRLASLAEQGVLRVPDIVEMPLARAAQALDLSSTGHVRGKIVLTIG, encoded by the coding sequence ATGAAAGCCATAATCTGCGACCGGTTCGGCGGCCCCGAGGTGATGCGCCTGGACGAGATCGAGACGCCGACGCCCGGTCCCGGCGAGGTGCTGATCCGCGTCCATGCCGCCGGAGTCAATCCGGTGGACTGGAAGATCAGGGAAGGCGGACTGGCGCGGCTGTTTCCCTGCAAGTTCCCGCTGATCCCAGGCTGGGACGCCGCCGGCACCATCGCGGCGCTGGGGGACGGCGTAACCGGCCTGTCCTTGGGCGAGCGGGTGTGGTCGTTCTGCCGCAAGCCCGACATCCAGTGGGGCACCTACGCCGAATACGTGGTGATGAGCGCCGACGGCGTGGCGCCCATGCCGGCCAATTACACCTTCGCCCAGGCCTCGACCGTGCCGCTGGCGGCGCTGACCGCATGGCAATCCCTGCTGGAGGTGGCCCAATTGCGCCCCGGCCAGAGCGTGCTGATCCATGCGGGGGCGGGCGGCGTCGGCGGCTTCGCCGTTCCCATGGCCAAGTGGGTGGGGGCAAGGGTGATCGCCACCGCCCAGGCCGCCAACCACGAGTATGTCCGCGCCCTGGGGGCCGACCACGTCATCGACTACGCGGCCGAGGATTTCGTCGCCGCCACCCGCGCCCTGGCGCCTGAAGGCGTCGACATGGCTTTCGGTACGGTGGGCGGCGAGGTGCTGACCCGATCCTACGAAACGGTGAGGGCGGGCGGGCTGCTGGTCTCCATCACCGACAAGACCGACAAGGATCTGGCCGAGCGCCTCGGCATCCGCTGCAAGTACGTCTTCGTCAAACCCGATTCCGGCCATCTGCGCCGCCTGGCCTCGCTGGCGGAACAGGGCGTGCTGCGGGTTCCCGACATCGTCGAGATGCCGCTGGCGCGTGCGGCGCAAGCCCTGGACCTGTCCAGCACCGGGCATGTGCGCGGCAAGATCGTGTTGACCATCGGCTGA
- a CDS encoding bacteriohemerythrin has translation MSLIEWDPSFSVGSARMDADHQKLISLLNRLYDAWHGGESIAELGWLFDELLAYADTHFAAEEMALKSRDYPRLEKQQDDHQRLKESVMAFRDRHLAGETPDALTTEMTAFLKAWLLEHILGEDMLYRTYFKGE, from the coding sequence ATGTCTCTGATCGAGTGGGATCCGTCGTTCAGTGTCGGTTCGGCCCGCATGGATGCCGACCACCAGAAACTTATCAGCCTGCTCAACCGTCTGTACGACGCCTGGCATGGCGGTGAGAGCATCGCCGAGCTGGGTTGGCTGTTCGACGAATTGCTGGCCTATGCCGACACCCATTTCGCCGCCGAGGAAATGGCGCTGAAGTCCCGCGACTATCCGCGCCTGGAGAAACAGCAGGACGACCACCAGCGGCTCAAGGAGTCGGTGATGGCCTTTCGCGACCGCCATCTGGCCGGCGAAACCCCGGACGCCCTGACCACCGAGATGACCGCCTTCCTCAAGGCCTGGCTGCTGGAGCACATCCTGGGCGAGGACATGCTGTACCGCACCTATTTCAAGGGCGAGTGA
- a CDS encoding undecaprenyl-diphosphate phosphatase has protein sequence MLAMIEALLLGIVEGLTEFLPVSSTAHLMLVGDLLGFQGSSGKTFEIVIQLGAILAVCWVFRERLWDVAVTLNQPRSFAFVRNVLLAFLPSAVVGALAYKYIKQMLNSPLVAASALVVGGFAILAVERLAKRARVHDIEDMSPALSLGVGACQLLSMVPGVSRAGATILGAMLLGLDRRAAAEFSFFLAIPTMCGASAYSLYKNWSEISFDGAGLIAIGFVAAFFSALVVVRGFIGFVGRHGFTPFAWYRIAFGSVMIALILSR, from the coding sequence ATGCTCGCCATGATCGAAGCCCTTCTCCTCGGCATCGTCGAGGGGCTTACCGAATTTCTGCCCGTCTCCAGCACCGCCCATCTCATGCTTGTCGGCGACCTTCTGGGGTTCCAGGGATCGTCGGGCAAGACCTTCGAGATCGTCATTCAGCTGGGCGCCATTCTGGCGGTGTGCTGGGTGTTTCGGGAACGGCTGTGGGACGTGGCCGTCACCTTGAACCAGCCCCGCTCCTTCGCCTTCGTGCGCAACGTTCTGCTGGCCTTCCTGCCGTCGGCGGTCGTGGGCGCCCTGGCCTATAAGTACATCAAGCAGATGCTCAATTCGCCGCTGGTGGCCGCCTCGGCCCTGGTGGTGGGCGGGTTCGCCATCCTGGCCGTGGAACGCCTGGCCAAGCGCGCCCGCGTTCATGACATCGAGGACATGTCGCCGGCCCTGTCGCTCGGGGTCGGTGCCTGCCAGCTGCTGTCCATGGTCCCCGGCGTGTCGCGGGCCGGGGCCACCATTCTCGGCGCCATGCTGCTGGGCCTGGACCGTCGCGCGGCGGCCGAGTTCTCGTTTTTCCTGGCCATTCCCACCATGTGCGGCGCTTCGGCCTATTCCCTGTACAAGAACTGGTCCGAGATCTCCTTCGACGGCGCCGGCCTGATCGCCATCGGCTTCGTGGCGGCGTTCTTCTCGGCCCTGGTGGTGGTCCGGGGCTTCATCGGCTTTGTCGGACGGCACGGCTTTACTCCCTTCGCCTGGTACCGCATCGCCTTCGGCTCGGTGATGATCGCCCTGATCCTCAGCCGCTGA
- a CDS encoding cation acetate symporter, producing the protein MKMTKTAIASTLAFGGMALLATAALAAGADMGNAQKQETNWHAIIMFVIFVGATLGITYWAAGRTKTAADFYAAGGGITGFQNGLAIAGDYMSAASFLGISALVYGSGYDGLIFSVGWLVGWPIILFLIAERLRNLGKYTFADVCGYRLARTPIRTFAATGSLIVVIFYLIGQMVGAGQLIKLLFGMDYLYAVIVVGALMMIYVTFGGMVATTWVQIIKACLLLGGATFIALGVMYNFGFSFEKLFVKAIEVHPKKVAIMAPGALVTNPVDAISLGMALMFGTAGLPHILMRFFTVPDAREARKSVFYATGFIGYFYILTFIIGFGAITLVATNPEYLAKGLGSLDLKGGNNMAAVWLAHAIGGNLFLGFISAVAFATILAVVSGLTLAGASAISHDLYASVIMHGQATEGKEVTVSKISSIALGIVAVLLGLIFEKQNVAFIVALTFSVAASANFPVLILSMFWGGLTTRGAVLGGMIGLLMSVIMVVLSKAVWVQSFGFKEALFPFAYPALFSVPAAFFFSWLFSIMDNSPQAQAERAAYEAQSIRSETGLGAEGAASH; encoded by the coding sequence ATGAAGATGACCAAGACCGCAATCGCGTCCACGCTCGCCTTCGGCGGCATGGCGCTCCTGGCCACCGCCGCCCTGGCGGCCGGCGCCGACATGGGCAATGCCCAGAAGCAGGAAACCAACTGGCACGCCATCATCATGTTCGTGATCTTCGTGGGCGCGACCCTCGGAATCACCTACTGGGCGGCCGGCCGCACCAAGACCGCCGCCGACTTCTACGCCGCCGGCGGCGGCATCACCGGCTTCCAGAACGGCCTGGCCATCGCGGGCGACTACATGTCGGCCGCCTCGTTCCTGGGTATTTCCGCCCTGGTGTACGGTTCGGGCTATGACGGCCTGATCTTCTCGGTGGGTTGGCTGGTCGGTTGGCCGATCATCCTGTTCCTGATCGCCGAGCGCCTGCGCAACCTGGGCAAGTACACCTTCGCCGACGTGTGCGGCTATCGCCTTGCCCGTACGCCCATCCGCACCTTCGCGGCCACCGGCTCGCTGATCGTGGTGATCTTCTACCTGATCGGCCAGATGGTCGGCGCCGGCCAGCTGATCAAGCTGCTGTTCGGCATGGACTATCTGTACGCGGTTATCGTCGTCGGCGCGCTGATGATGATCTACGTCACCTTCGGCGGCATGGTCGCCACCACCTGGGTGCAGATCATCAAGGCCTGCCTGCTGCTGGGCGGCGCTACCTTCATCGCTCTCGGCGTGATGTACAACTTCGGTTTCTCGTTCGAGAAGCTGTTCGTCAAGGCCATCGAGGTTCATCCCAAGAAGGTGGCGATCATGGCGCCCGGCGCCCTGGTCACCAACCCGGTGGACGCCATCTCGCTGGGCATGGCCCTGATGTTCGGCACCGCCGGCCTGCCGCACATCCTCATGCGCTTCTTCACCGTTCCCGATGCGCGCGAGGCGAGGAAGTCGGTGTTCTACGCCACCGGTTTCATCGGCTACTTCTACATCCTGACCTTCATCATCGGGTTCGGCGCCATCACCCTGGTGGCCACCAATCCCGAATACCTGGCCAAGGGCCTCGGCTCCCTGGACCTGAAGGGCGGCAACAACATGGCCGCGGTGTGGCTGGCCCACGCCATCGGCGGCAACCTGTTCCTCGGCTTCATCTCGGCCGTGGCCTTCGCCACCATCCTGGCGGTGGTGTCGGGCCTGACCCTGGCGGGCGCGTCGGCGATTTCGCACGACCTGTACGCCAGCGTCATCATGCACGGCCAGGCCACCGAAGGTAAGGAAGTGACCGTCTCCAAGATCTCGTCCATCGCTCTCGGCATCGTCGCCGTGCTGCTGGGCCTGATCTTCGAGAAGCAGAACGTGGCGTTCATCGTGGCGCTCACCTTCTCGGTCGCGGCCTCGGCCAACTTCCCGGTGCTGATCCTGTCCATGTTCTGGGGCGGCCTGACCACCCGTGGCGCCGTTCTCGGCGGCATGATCGGTCTCTTGATGTCCGTGATCATGGTGGTCCTGTCCAAGGCCGTGTGGGTGCAGAGCTTCGGCTTCAAGGAGGCCCTGTTCCCGTTCGCCTATCCGGCCCTGTTCTCGGTGCCGGCGGCCTTCTTCTTCTCGTGGCTGTTCTCCATCATGGACAACAGCCCGCAGGCCCAGGCCGAACGCGCCGCCTACGAAGCCCAGTCCATCCGGTCCGAGACCGGCCTGGGTGCCGAAGGCGCCGCCAGCCACTAA
- a CDS encoding DUF485 domain-containing protein: protein MSSHGKPSAANLASAEHIRNNPKFKELVAKRNAFAWTLSVIMLAIYFGFILIIAFNKAWLGTLLSSAGVTTIGFPIGVGVILSAIALTGIYVYRANGEFDEMNRQIIEESR from the coding sequence ATGAGTTCACATGGCAAGCCATCGGCCGCGAATCTCGCGAGCGCCGAGCACATTCGGAACAATCCGAAGTTCAAGGAGCTGGTCGCCAAGCGTAACGCCTTCGCGTGGACGCTGTCGGTGATCATGCTCGCCATCTATTTCGGCTTCATCCTCATCATCGCCTTCAACAAGGCGTGGCTGGGCACCCTGCTGTCGAGCGCCGGCGTCACCACCATCGGCTTCCCCATCGGCGTGGGCGTCATCCTGTCGGCCATCGCGCTGACCGGTATCTACGTCTATCGCGCCAATGGCGAGTTCGACGAAATGAACCGCCAGATCATCGAGGAATCCCGCTGA
- a CDS encoding FeoC-like transcriptional regulator → MTLVEAKAYLVERHRAGLSEIATHFDTSPDTVRQVLGHWIAKGRVRRVDSGSCASGCHCHIRQDEIYEWVG, encoded by the coding sequence ATGACCCTGGTGGAGGCGAAGGCCTATCTGGTGGAGCGTCATCGCGCGGGCTTGAGCGAGATCGCCACCCATTTCGACACCTCGCCCGATACCGTCCGGCAAGTGCTGGGCCACTGGATCGCCAAGGGCCGCGTCCGGCGGGTGGATTCGGGCTCCTGCGCTTCCGGCTGCCACTGTCATATCCGCCAGGACGAAATATACGAGTGGGTGGGGTGA